ACGCAAGAAGAAGCCTTTGGGCCCCAGGTTGAATGTAATTCCCCAACTGAAAACAAACTTTCAAATATCATAATATTCAAGTGCCAAGCTTACACGTTCAGCATGGTACTCCATCTTTCAGTTTAATGCAGAAGAAGCAGTGGAGTACCAGCTTGAGGCCTTGAAATACAATGACAAACCCCGCCCGGATTATGGGGTAGAGGTCATGTACCGGGTAATAGGCTAATAGCATGGGCATGAAAATTATTCATTTTCTCTGGCATTGTGCTGAACTGCTGATGAAAGCTATGTCAATCTAAACAGTCCTGTTATCTCTAGTTTGCAGGCTTTGATCCATTTGAAAGGTCAACTTATTTTGGACGACAGTTTGATCTTGGGCAGGTAATTAAGCTAGAAATATTTCCTTGTTGGTAGTCAACAGTTGTCATCCTTACTAATTGCTGCCGATACTGTTTCAGTTCGAGCGTTTCCGGCGGATATTTCACCATTCGACTTACAGAGTGCTGCTTGGCCACAAAGAAAGAGAGATATTAAGCAGATTATGGGTTGAAGAGGTTTCCCCCTTGACCCTTCTACTTGCTTGAATGagtcaaagtaaaaaaacaaaccAGATAAAAGCATAGTATCATCATGCTGAAATAAATTCACGATTACCAGTCGCTTCTGTAAAACATTTAACGAAGGTTATCTCATCGATCTCATTGTGCCGACAGAACCGGTTTAAGCAGAGAGTCTGGGTCCGAGGAGCTCGCCCGGAGGAAGAAGAGATATTCCAGTTCACAATGGTTCAGGTACCTGTCACGGTCACCACATCTCCCTGTTTCCTAACATTC
This DNA window, taken from Triticum aestivum cultivar Chinese Spring chromosome 1D, IWGSC CS RefSeq v2.1, whole genome shotgun sequence, encodes the following:
- the LOC123183221 gene encoding uncharacterized protein; protein product: MASPAPATAKPIALRRPPVPVRGGFCPARPSMAAAAGRFRVSASASASDVPDFLSSDWLETRKKKPLGPRLNFNAEEAVEYQLEALKYNDKPRPDYGVEVMYRFAGFDPFERSTYFGRQFDLGQFERFRRIFHHSTYRVLLGHKEREILSRLWVEENRFKQRVWVRGARPEEEEIFQFTMVQRVGGSWDGYWLTESLTNDDGDAFSGGVAY